In one window of Polynucleobacter sp. AM-7D1 DNA:
- the trmB gene encoding tRNA (guanosine(46)-N7)-methyltransferase TrmB, with translation MTISRTDRIRSFVLRAGRTTAGQQRAIDELGPQFLVPFQETVLDLPQAFNGSSRPKILEIGFGMGETTAKIAALRTEDDFLAIEVHPPGVGALLKLIGENQLTNLRLIRHDAVEVLEKMITPNSLDGIHIYFADPWHKKRHHKRRLIQAEFVRLLVSRLKRGAYLHLATDWHNYAEQMLLVLNAEPDLENTSADQIGIETFSATDVASEIELAKEYFKEFKPTLEQIGAKHSGYVERPAYRPTTKFETRGIKLGHGVWDLVYKKK, from the coding sequence GTGACTATTTCTAGAACAGACCGCATTCGCTCTTTTGTATTACGTGCTGGTAGAACTACTGCTGGCCAGCAGCGGGCTATTGATGAATTGGGCCCTCAGTTCTTAGTGCCATTTCAGGAGACCGTATTGGATCTTCCTCAGGCTTTTAATGGCTCTTCTCGTCCAAAGATATTGGAGATTGGTTTTGGGATGGGTGAGACCACCGCCAAAATTGCTGCCTTGCGTACTGAGGATGATTTTTTGGCAATTGAAGTCCACCCCCCAGGAGTTGGCGCTTTACTAAAACTGATTGGTGAAAACCAGCTCACTAATTTACGTTTGATTCGTCATGATGCAGTTGAGGTGCTAGAGAAGATGATTACGCCTAATTCTTTGGATGGCATTCATATTTATTTCGCGGATCCTTGGCATAAGAAGCGTCATCACAAGCGCCGCCTAATTCAGGCAGAGTTTGTGAGACTGCTGGTTTCTCGTCTCAAGCGTGGCGCCTACTTGCATTTAGCTACCGACTGGCATAACTATGCTGAGCAAATGCTCTTAGTATTAAATGCAGAGCCCGACTTAGAAAATACCTCTGCTGATCAAATAGGCATTGAAACTTTTTCAGCGACTGATGTTGCTAGTGAAATTGAGCTTGCTAAAGAGTATTTTAAAGAATTCAAGCCGACTCTTGAGCAGATAGGGGCTAAGCATTCTGGGTACGTTGAGAGACCTGCATATAGACCAACCACTAAGTTTGAAACCCGCGGCATTAAGCTGGGACATGGTGTGTGGGACTTAGTCTATAAGAAAAAATAA